A single region of the Paraburkholderia sprentiae WSM5005 genome encodes:
- a CDS encoding thiamine pyrophosphate-binding protein → MSLPNAPASNSSSFSASDTARTTGARLVVDALLTHGVERVFCVPGESFLAVLDSLHDETARIQTVVCRHEAAAANMAEAVGKLTGRPGVALVTRGPGATHASIGVHTAFQDSTPMILLIGQCAREHLDREAFQEIDYRRMFGQMAKWVAQIDDPKRIPEYLSHAFHTATSGRPGPVVLALPEDVLSDACDAVPGAPAYQRVAASPSAAQIAKLRELLEGAQRPMVIAGGSGWTPAACADLRQFIESWQLPIGLAFRFQDTLDNDHPNYAGDVGLGINPALAQRIRDADLLLTLGPRLGEATTNGYTLLDIPKTRQTLVHVHQGAEELGRVYAADLPIVSGMPELAAMLAELKPSSSGKLVWAGAAEEAHRAYLEWRKPRPIPGDVQLGEVIQQLRAHLPDDAIVTNGAGNYATWLHRHFSYRHFRSQLAPTSGAMGYGVPAALAAKSLYPQRAVVALAGDGCFMMAAQELATAMQYDLRVLFIVVNNSHFGTIRMHQERHYPHRVHGTGLTNPDFAAFARSFGAHGETVERTEAFLPALQRAIQSQLPAVIEIRMPQEASTPAATLEQIREQGRKMRGE, encoded by the coding sequence ATGTCGCTGCCGAATGCTCCCGCTTCCAATTCATCTTCCTTTTCCGCTTCGGATACCGCACGGACCACCGGCGCACGCCTCGTCGTCGATGCATTGCTCACGCACGGCGTCGAACGCGTGTTCTGCGTCCCCGGCGAAAGCTTTCTCGCCGTGCTCGATTCGCTGCACGACGAAACCGCGCGCATTCAGACGGTCGTCTGTCGTCACGAAGCCGCGGCCGCGAACATGGCCGAAGCGGTCGGCAAGCTGACCGGCCGCCCGGGTGTCGCGCTCGTCACGCGTGGACCGGGCGCGACGCATGCGTCGATCGGCGTGCACACCGCGTTTCAGGACTCCACGCCGATGATTCTGCTGATCGGCCAATGCGCGCGCGAGCATCTCGATCGCGAGGCGTTCCAGGAGATCGACTACCGGCGCATGTTCGGTCAGATGGCGAAGTGGGTCGCGCAAATCGATGACCCGAAGCGGATTCCCGAATATCTGAGCCATGCGTTTCACACGGCGACGTCGGGCCGCCCGGGGCCGGTCGTGCTGGCGCTGCCAGAAGACGTGTTGAGCGACGCTTGCGATGCCGTGCCCGGGGCGCCCGCTTATCAGCGCGTGGCGGCGTCGCCGTCGGCCGCGCAGATCGCGAAGCTGCGCGAACTGCTCGAAGGCGCGCAACGGCCGATGGTGATCGCCGGCGGCAGCGGCTGGACACCGGCGGCATGCGCGGACCTGCGGCAATTCATCGAAAGCTGGCAGTTGCCGATCGGCCTCGCGTTCCGCTTCCAGGACACCTTGGATAACGACCATCCGAACTACGCGGGCGACGTCGGTCTCGGCATCAATCCCGCGCTCGCTCAGCGCATCCGCGACGCGGACCTGCTGCTCACGCTCGGTCCGCGCCTCGGCGAAGCGACGACCAACGGCTATACGCTGCTCGACATTCCGAAGACCCGGCAGACGCTCGTGCACGTGCATCAGGGCGCGGAAGAACTCGGGCGCGTGTATGCGGCCGATCTGCCGATCGTCTCCGGCATGCCTGAGCTCGCGGCGATGCTGGCGGAGCTGAAGCCGTCGTCGTCCGGCAAGCTCGTCTGGGCGGGTGCCGCCGAAGAAGCGCATCGCGCGTATCTGGAATGGCGCAAGCCGCGCCCGATTCCGGGCGACGTGCAGCTGGGCGAAGTGATCCAGCAGCTGCGCGCGCACTTGCCCGACGACGCGATCGTCACGAACGGCGCCGGCAATTACGCGACGTGGCTGCATCGACATTTCTCGTATCGACACTTCCGCTCGCAGCTCGCGCCGACCAGCGGCGCGATGGGCTACGGCGTGCCGGCGGCGCTCGCGGCGAAGTCGCTCTATCCGCAACGCGCGGTGGTCGCGCTCGCCGGCGACGGCTGCTTCATGATGGCCGCGCAGGAGCTCGCGACCGCGATGCAGTACGACCTGCGCGTGCTGTTCATCGTCGTCAACAACAGTCACTTCGGCACGATCCGCATGCATCAGGAGCGGCACTATCCGCATCGTGTGCATGGCACCGGCCTCACGAATCCGGACTTCGCGGCATTCGCGCGATCGTTCGGCGCTCATGGCGAAACCGTTGAACGAACCGAGGCGTTTCTGCCCGCGTTACAACGCGCGATCCAATCGCAGTTGCCGGCCGTGATCGAGATTCGCATGCCGCAGGAAGCGAGCACGCCCGCAGCGACGCTGGAGCAGATTCGTGAGCAGGGCAGGAAGATGCGCGGGGAGTAA
- the putA gene encoding trifunctional transcriptional regulator/proline dehydrogenase/L-glutamate gamma-semialdehyde dehydrogenase — protein sequence MASTTLGVKVDDLLRSRLKDAATRLERTPHWLIKQAIFAYLEKIEHGQLPAELSGATGTADLADGAAVENDEDGASHPFLEFAQNVQPQSVLRAAITAAYRRPEPECVPFLLGQARLPANLAGDVQAMAGKLVETLRSKSKGGGVEGLIHEFSLSSQEGVALMCLAEALLRIPDRATRDALIRDKISKGDWKSHVGQAPSLFVNAATWGLMITGKLVTTNSETSLSSALTRLIGKGGEPLIRKGVDMAMRLMGEQFVTGENISEALANSRKYEARGFRYSYDMLGEAATTEADAQRYYASYEQAIHAIGKAAGGRGIYEGPGISIKLSALHPRYSRAQQERTMSELLPRVRSLAILARRYDIGLNIDAEEADRLEISLDLLEALCFDPELQGWNGIGFVVQAYQKRCPFVIDYLIDLARRSRHRVMVRLVKGAYWDTEIKRAQVDGLEGYPVYTRKIYTDVSYLACAKKLLGAPDAVYPQFATHNAHTLAAIYHLAGNNYYPGQYEFQCLHGMGEPLYEEVTGRDKLNRPCRVYAPVGTHETLLAYLVRRLLENGANTSFVNRIADESVAIKELVADPVEEASKIVPLGAPHARIPLPRNLYGAERLNSMGLDLSNEHRLASLSSALLASAHHPWRAAPMLENDQIALGAGRDVRNPADQRDLVGTVVEATAEHVSAALGHAVAAAPIWQATPVEARADCLARAADLLEAQMHTLMGLVVREAGKSLANAVSEIREAIDFLRYYSTQIRNEFSNDTHRPLGPVVCISPWNFPLAIFMGQVAAALAAGNTVLAKPAEQTPLIAAQAVRILREAGVPAGAVQLLPGNGETVGAALVADPRTRAVMFTGSTEVARLINKTLSGRLDPDGKPIPLIAETGGQNAMIVDSSALAEQVVADVLQSSFDSAGQRCSALRVLCLQDDVADRTLEMLTGAMRELALGNPDRLSTDVGPVIDLDAKRGIDAHIAAMRDKGRKVEQLPLRDGATQGTFVPPTLIELDSIDELKREVFGPVLHVVRYRRSQLDKLLEQIRATGYGLTLGIHTRIDETIAHVISRAHVGNIYVNRNVIGAVVGVQPFGGEGLSGTGPKAGGALYLQRLLATRPAGLPTSLAQALVVEVPQTAENGDNPAAALTALRDWLIAEREPQLAARCDGYLTHVPAGATAVLSGPTGERNTYTLGPRGTVLCIASTASGARVQFAAALATGNRALFEGAAGEQLVSQLPASLKAHASVKKSADAPFDAVLFEGDSDELLALVKEVAKRPGPIVSVQGVAARALASGDEDYALERLLTERSVSVNTAAAGGNANLMTIG from the coding sequence ATGGCTAGCACCACCCTTGGCGTCAAGGTCGACGACCTCCTGCGTTCCCGGCTCAAAGATGCCGCCACCCGCCTCGAGCGCACCCCGCACTGGTTGATCAAGCAGGCGATCTTCGCGTACCTCGAAAAGATCGAGCACGGCCAGTTGCCGGCCGAACTGTCGGGCGCGACCGGTACGGCCGACCTCGCCGACGGCGCGGCGGTCGAAAACGACGAAGACGGCGCGTCTCATCCGTTTCTCGAATTCGCGCAGAACGTGCAACCGCAGTCGGTGTTGCGCGCGGCGATCACCGCCGCCTATCGCCGCCCTGAACCCGAGTGCGTGCCGTTCCTGCTCGGCCAGGCGCGGTTGCCGGCCAATCTCGCGGGCGACGTCCAGGCGATGGCCGGCAAGCTCGTCGAGACGCTACGCTCGAAAAGTAAGGGCGGCGGCGTCGAAGGGCTGATCCACGAATTTTCGCTGTCGAGCCAGGAAGGCGTTGCGCTGATGTGCCTCGCCGAGGCGCTGCTGCGGATCCCCGACCGCGCGACCCGCGACGCGCTGATTCGCGACAAGATCAGCAAAGGCGACTGGAAATCGCACGTCGGTCAGGCGCCGTCGCTGTTCGTCAACGCGGCGACCTGGGGCCTGATGATCACGGGCAAGCTGGTGACGACCAATAGCGAGACGAGCTTGTCGTCGGCGCTCACGCGCCTGATCGGCAAGGGCGGCGAGCCGCTGATCCGCAAGGGCGTCGACATGGCGATGCGCTTGATGGGCGAGCAGTTCGTGACCGGCGAGAACATCTCCGAAGCACTGGCGAACAGCCGCAAGTACGAGGCGCGCGGTTTTCGCTATTCGTACGACATGCTCGGTGAAGCGGCCACCACCGAGGCCGATGCGCAGCGCTACTACGCGTCGTACGAACAGGCGATCCACGCGATCGGCAAGGCCGCGGGCGGCCGCGGCATCTACGAAGGCCCGGGCATCTCGATCAAGCTGTCGGCGCTGCATCCGCGCTACTCGCGCGCGCAGCAGGAACGCACGATGAGCGAGTTGCTGCCGCGCGTGCGCTCGCTCGCCATCCTCGCGCGCCGCTACGACATCGGCCTCAATATCGACGCCGAGGAAGCCGACCGCCTCGAAATCTCGCTCGATCTGCTCGAAGCGCTGTGCTTCGATCCGGAACTGCAAGGCTGGAATGGTATCGGCTTCGTCGTGCAGGCGTACCAGAAGCGCTGCCCGTTCGTGATCGACTATCTGATCGATCTGGCGCGCCGCAGTCGTCACCGCGTCATGGTGCGGCTCGTCAAGGGCGCGTATTGGGACACCGAAATCAAACGCGCGCAGGTCGATGGCCTCGAAGGCTATCCGGTCTATACGCGCAAGATCTACACCGACGTGTCGTACCTCGCCTGCGCGAAAAAACTGCTCGGCGCGCCCGATGCCGTCTATCCGCAGTTCGCGACGCACAACGCGCATACGCTGGCGGCGATCTATCACCTCGCGGGCAACAACTACTACCCCGGCCAGTACGAGTTCCAGTGCCTGCACGGCATGGGCGAGCCGCTGTACGAGGAAGTCACCGGCCGCGACAAGCTGAACCGCCCGTGCCGCGTGTACGCGCCGGTCGGCACGCATGAGACGCTGCTCGCGTACCTCGTGCGCCGCCTGCTCGAGAACGGCGCGAACACGTCGTTCGTGAATCGCATCGCCGACGAATCCGTCGCGATCAAAGAGCTGGTCGCGGATCCGGTCGAGGAAGCGTCGAAGATCGTGCCGCTCGGCGCGCCGCACGCGCGCATTCCGCTGCCGCGCAATCTGTACGGCGCCGAGCGGCTCAATTCGATGGGCCTCGATCTGTCGAACGAACATCGGCTCGCGTCGCTGTCGTCGGCGCTGCTCGCGAGCGCGCATCATCCGTGGCGCGCCGCGCCGATGCTCGAAAACGACCAGATCGCGCTCGGCGCTGGGCGCGACGTGCGCAACCCGGCCGACCAGCGTGATCTCGTCGGCACGGTCGTCGAGGCGACGGCGGAACACGTGAGCGCCGCGCTCGGCCATGCCGTGGCCGCCGCGCCGATCTGGCAAGCGACGCCGGTCGAGGCGCGCGCCGATTGCCTCGCGCGCGCCGCCGATCTGCTCGAAGCGCAGATGCACACGCTGATGGGCCTCGTGGTGCGCGAAGCGGGCAAATCGCTCGCCAACGCGGTCTCGGAAATCCGCGAAGCGATCGACTTCCTGCGCTATTACTCGACGCAGATCCGCAACGAGTTTTCGAACGACACGCATCGGCCGCTCGGTCCGGTGGTCTGTATCAGTCCGTGGAATTTCCCGCTGGCGATTTTTATGGGCCAGGTGGCCGCCGCGCTCGCGGCCGGCAACACGGTGCTCGCAAAACCGGCCGAGCAGACGCCGCTGATCGCCGCACAGGCGGTGCGGATTCTGCGCGAAGCGGGCGTGCCGGCGGGCGCGGTGCAGCTGCTGCCGGGCAATGGCGAGACGGTCGGCGCCGCGCTGGTCGCCGATCCGCGCACGCGTGCGGTGATGTTCACCGGCTCGACCGAAGTCGCGCGCCTGATCAACAAGACGCTGTCCGGCCGACTCGATCCGGATGGCAAGCCGATTCCGCTGATCGCCGAAACCGGTGGCCAGAATGCGATGATCGTCGACTCGTCGGCGCTGGCCGAGCAAGTCGTCGCCGACGTGCTGCAATCGTCATTCGACTCCGCCGGTCAACGGTGTTCGGCGTTGCGCGTTCTTTGTTTGCAGGACGATGTCGCGGACCGCACGCTCGAGATGCTGACGGGCGCGATGCGTGAGCTCGCGCTCGGCAACCCGGACCGGCTGTCGACCGACGTCGGCCCGGTGATCGACCTCGACGCCAAGCGCGGCATCGACGCCCACATCGCGGCGATGCGCGACAAGGGCCGTAAGGTTGAACAACTGCCGCTGCGGGACGGCGCGACGCAAGGCACCTTCGTGCCGCCGACGCTGATCGAGCTGGACAGCATCGACGAGCTGAAGCGCGAAGTGTTCGGCCCGGTGCTGCACGTGGTGCGCTATCGCCGCAGCCAGCTCGACAAGCTGCTCGAACAGATTCGCGCGACGGGTTACGGTTTGACGCTCGGCATCCATACGCGCATCGACGAAACGATCGCGCACGTGATCAGCCGCGCGCACGTGGGCAACATCTACGTGAACCGCAACGTGATCGGTGCGGTGGTCGGGGTGCAGCCGTTCGGCGGCGAAGGGCTGTCGGGCACGGGGCCGAAGGCCGGTGGCGCGCTGTATCTACAGCGTCTACTGGCGACGCGGCCGGCGGGTTTGCCGACGTCGCTCGCGCAGGCTCTGGTGGTCGAAGTACCGCAGACGGCGGAAAACGGCGACAATCCGGCGGCCGCGCTGACCGCATTGCGCGACTGGCTGATCGCCGAGCGCGAGCCGCAGCTCGCCGCGCGTTGCGATGGCTATCTGACGCATGTGCCGGCGGGCGCAACCGCGGTACTGTCGGGGCCGACCGGCGAGCGCAATACGTATACGCTGGGTCCCCGCGGCACGGTGTTGTGTATCGCGTCGACGGCGAGCGGCGCGCGCGTGCAGTTCGCCGCGGCGCTGGCTACGGGAAATCGTGCGTTGTTTGAGGGCGCGGCCGGTGAACAGCTGGTCTCGCAGCTGCCCGCGTCGCTGAAGGCGCACGCGAGCGTGAAGAAGAGCGCCGATGCGCCGTTCGACGCCGTGCTATTCGAAGGCGACAGCGACGAACTGCTCGCGCTCGTGAAGGAAGTCGCGAAGCGGCCGGGGCCGATCGTGTCGGTGCAAGGCGTCGCGGCCCGAGCGCTCGCGAGCGGCGACGAGGACTATGCGCTCGAGCGTCTGCTCACCGAGCGCTCGGTCAGCGTGAACACCGCGGCGGCAGGCGGCAATGCGAATTTGATGACGATCGGTTGA
- a CDS encoding L-serine ammonia-lyase has protein sequence MAVSVFDLFKIGIGPSSSHTVGPMRAALMFVQGLERDGLLDTTASVKAELYGSLGATGKGHGTDRGVMLGLMGDAPDTVDPGTIAQRLDAVRVSRKLALLGTHEVPFVQKEHIAFYRQALPEHPNGLKLFAFDAQGATLRESTYLSVGGGFVVTAGAPNTKVLSAVDQLPHSFRTGNELLALCASSGKSIAQLMWENERAWHTEEETRAGLLKIWDVMQSCVARGCGINNPDADGHLPGPFQVKRRAPQLYRALTGNPERALQDPLSMVDWINLYAIAVNEENAAGGRVVTAPTNGAAGIIPAVLHYYTRFMPGANEQGVIDFLMTAAAIGILYKLNASISGAEVGCQGEVGVACSMAAGALAAVMGGTPKQVENAAEIGMEHNLGLTCDPVGGMVQIPCIERNAMASVKAVNAARMALRGDGSHYVSLDSVIKTMRETGADMKTKYKETSRGGLAVNIVEC, from the coding sequence ATGGCAGTCAGCGTCTTCGATCTCTTCAAAATCGGCATCGGTCCGTCGAGCTCGCATACGGTCGGGCCGATGCGCGCGGCGCTGATGTTCGTCCAGGGACTCGAGCGCGACGGGCTGCTCGACACCACCGCATCGGTGAAGGCGGAGCTGTACGGCTCGCTCGGCGCGACCGGCAAAGGGCACGGCACCGATCGCGGCGTGATGCTCGGCCTGATGGGCGATGCGCCCGACACCGTCGACCCCGGCACGATCGCGCAACGGCTCGACGCCGTGCGCGTGTCGCGCAAGCTCGCGCTGCTCGGCACACATGAGGTGCCGTTCGTGCAGAAAGAGCACATCGCGTTTTATCGCCAGGCGCTGCCCGAGCATCCGAATGGCCTGAAACTTTTCGCGTTCGACGCGCAAGGCGCGACGCTACGCGAGTCGACCTACCTGTCGGTCGGCGGCGGCTTCGTCGTGACGGCCGGCGCGCCCAACACGAAGGTGTTGAGCGCCGTCGATCAACTCCCGCATTCGTTTCGTACGGGCAACGAATTGCTCGCGCTGTGCGCGTCGAGCGGCAAAAGCATCGCGCAGCTGATGTGGGAAAACGAGCGCGCCTGGCATACCGAAGAAGAAACGCGCGCCGGTCTGCTGAAAATCTGGGACGTGATGCAATCGTGCGTCGCGCGGGGGTGCGGCATCAACAATCCCGATGCCGATGGTCACTTGCCGGGGCCCTTCCAGGTGAAGCGGCGCGCGCCGCAGCTGTATCGCGCATTGACGGGCAACCCGGAGCGCGCATTGCAAGATCCGTTGTCCATGGTCGACTGGATCAATCTGTACGCGATCGCCGTCAACGAAGAGAACGCCGCGGGCGGACGCGTCGTCACCGCGCCGACCAATGGCGCGGCCGGCATCATTCCGGCCGTGCTGCATTACTACACGCGCTTCATGCCGGGCGCGAACGAGCAGGGCGTGATCGACTTTCTGATGACGGCCGCCGCGATCGGCATCCTGTACAAGCTGAACGCGTCGATCTCCGGCGCGGAAGTGGGCTGCCAGGGCGAAGTCGGCGTCGCGTGCTCGATGGCCGCGGGCGCGCTCGCCGCCGTGATGGGCGGCACGCCGAAGCAGGTCGAGAACGCCGCGGAAATCGGCATGGAGCATAACCTCGGTCTCACCTGCGATCCGGTCGGCGGCATGGTGCAGATTCCGTGCATCGAGCGCAACGCGATGGCATCGGTGAAGGCGGTCAATGCCGCGCGCATGGCGTTGCGCGGCGACGGCAGCCACTACGTGTCGCTCGATTCGGTGATCAAGACGATGCGCGAAACGGGCGCGGACATGAAGACCAAGTACAAGGAAACGTCGCGCGGCGGACTCGCGGTCAATATCGTCGAGTGTTGA
- a CDS encoding branched-chain amino acid ABC transporter substrate-binding protein, producing the protein MQHKMKQLAGAALVAAMSLAGTANAQSTEDVKIGFAGPMTGAQAHYGKDFQNGIVLAVEEFNATKPVIGGKQVRIVLDSADDQADPRTGTTVAQKLVDDGIKGMLGHFNSGTTIPASRIYANAGIPQIAMATAPEYTQQGFKTTFRMMTSDTQQGSVAGAFAVKNLGMKKIAIVDDRTAYGQGLADQFEKAAKAAGAKIVDREYTNDKAVDFKSILTKLKSTNPDLIYYGGADSQAAPMVKQMKQLGVKAPLMGGEMVHTPTFIKLAGDAANGTVASLAGLPLDEMPGGKAYVEKYKARFNEDVQTYSPYAFDGAMAMFTAMKTANSTDPAKYLPVLAKTSKPAVTSADLAYDQHGDLKNGGITLYKVVDGKWTTLQSVGGK; encoded by the coding sequence ATGCAACACAAAATGAAACAGCTGGCAGGCGCAGCTCTGGTTGCCGCAATGTCGCTGGCGGGGACGGCCAACGCTCAATCGACGGAAGACGTGAAGATCGGTTTCGCCGGTCCGATGACGGGCGCACAGGCGCACTATGGCAAGGACTTTCAGAACGGCATCGTGCTCGCGGTCGAAGAGTTCAACGCGACCAAGCCGGTGATCGGCGGCAAGCAGGTTCGCATCGTGCTCGACTCGGCCGACGACCAGGCCGATCCGCGCACCGGCACGACGGTCGCGCAGAAGCTCGTGGATGACGGCATCAAGGGCATGCTCGGCCACTTCAACTCGGGCACGACCATTCCGGCCTCGCGCATCTACGCGAACGCGGGCATTCCGCAGATCGCGATGGCGACCGCGCCGGAATACACGCAGCAGGGCTTCAAGACGACCTTCCGCATGATGACCTCCGACACGCAGCAAGGCTCGGTCGCCGGCGCGTTCGCGGTGAAGAACCTCGGCATGAAGAAGATCGCGATCGTCGACGACCGCACGGCTTACGGCCAGGGTCTTGCCGATCAGTTCGAGAAGGCAGCGAAGGCAGCGGGCGCGAAGATCGTCGACCGTGAATACACCAACGACAAGGCCGTCGATTTCAAGTCGATCCTGACCAAGCTGAAATCGACGAACCCGGATCTGATCTACTACGGCGGCGCGGATTCGCAAGCGGCACCGATGGTCAAGCAGATGAAGCAGCTCGGCGTGAAGGCGCCGCTGATGGGCGGCGAGATGGTCCACACGCCGACCTTCATCAAGCTCGCCGGCGACGCGGCGAACGGCACGGTGGCCTCGCTTGCCGGTCTGCCGCTCGATGAAATGCCGGGTGGCAAGGCGTACGTCGAGAAGTACAAGGCGCGCTTCAACGAAGACGTGCAGACGTACTCGCCGTACGCCTTCGACGGCGCAATGGCGATGTTCACCGCGATGAAGACCGCGAACTCGACCGACCCGGCCAAGTACCTGCCGGTGCTCGCGAAGACGTCGAAGCCGGCGGTGACGTCGGCCGACCTCGCGTACGACCAGCACGGCGATCTGAAGAACGGCGGTATCACGCTGTACAAGGTCGTCGATGGCAAATGGACGACGCTGCAAAGCGTGGGCGGCAAGTAA
- a CDS encoding primosomal protein N', translating into MSEVFVRVALDHPLPTLFDYRWGASDAAVVGTLVSVPFGKRHVVGLVCEVAAHSEVPAERLRDVHSVCTACPPVSAHWLALASFAADYYQRGLGEVALPALPQALRDASRWSRLFAPEERYRLTSEGRAALPDALPARATALAKLAQALAQADFLLAADARALHPKALATLDTWRAAGWVTLEVIDAAAVPAAASLPDAPAPALPTLTDEQASAVEAIRDADGFAAFLLHGVTGSGKTEVYLRALAAILAAKPDAQALVLVPEINLTPQFEAAFRARFAALDVSAIVTLHSGLAEGERARNWFAAHTGRARIVLGTRLAVLASLPQLAIIVVDEEHDPAYKQQEGLRYSARDLAIYRAKQLGVPVVLGSATPSLESWWQADQGRYKRLTLSRRAVADAVLPTVRLIDLEDERRRGRASIEGLSGPLIAAMKARLERGEQSLVFLNRRGYAPQLACDACGWVAGCPRCSAYVVLHKPERALRCHHCGWESRIPRSCPECGNVDIAPLGRGTQRVEETLGSAVPGARVLRIDADSTRRKGSAQALFSDVHAGEVDILVGTQMIAKGHDFQRVSLVGVLNADTALFSHDFRASERLFAQLMQVSGRAGRAGLPGEVLVQTRYPRHALYHALGRHDYVGFANATLAERRDAHLPPFVYQALLRAEGRTLEAALAFLQQAAAELAQIPAAERVTVYDAVPLTIVKVMHVHRAQLLIESASRAALQATLRAWQPLLRSLKGVLRWSLEVDPLDI; encoded by the coding sequence GTGAGCGAAGTGTTCGTCCGCGTCGCGCTGGACCATCCGCTGCCGACCCTGTTCGACTACCGCTGGGGTGCATCCGACGCGGCTGTCGTGGGCACGCTCGTCAGCGTCCCGTTCGGCAAGCGGCACGTCGTGGGGCTCGTCTGCGAAGTGGCCGCTCACAGCGAGGTGCCGGCCGAGCGTCTGCGTGATGTGCATAGCGTCTGCACGGCGTGTCCGCCCGTGTCGGCCCATTGGCTTGCACTCGCCTCATTCGCCGCCGACTACTATCAACGCGGTCTCGGCGAAGTGGCGCTGCCCGCGCTGCCGCAGGCGCTGCGCGACGCGTCGCGCTGGTCGCGGCTGTTCGCGCCGGAAGAACGCTATCGGCTAACGTCGGAGGGCCGTGCGGCGTTGCCCGACGCATTGCCGGCTCGCGCGACGGCGCTCGCCAAGCTCGCACAAGCACTCGCGCAAGCCGACTTCCTGCTCGCCGCCGACGCCCGCGCGCTGCACCCGAAGGCGCTGGCCACACTCGACACATGGCGGGCCGCAGGTTGGGTGACGCTCGAGGTGATCGACGCCGCTGCGGTGCCAGCCGCCGCGTCGCTGCCGGACGCGCCCGCGCCGGCCCTGCCGACCCTCACCGACGAACAGGCCAGTGCCGTCGAAGCGATCCGCGACGCCGACGGCTTCGCCGCGTTCCTGCTTCACGGCGTGACCGGCAGTGGCAAGACCGAGGTGTACCTGCGCGCGCTCGCCGCGATTCTGGCCGCCAAGCCCGACGCGCAAGCGCTCGTGCTGGTGCCGGAAATCAACCTGACGCCGCAGTTCGAGGCGGCGTTCCGCGCCCGCTTCGCCGCGCTCGACGTCAGCGCGATCGTCACGCTGCATAGCGGCCTCGCCGAAGGCGAGCGCGCCCGCAACTGGTTCGCCGCGCACACCGGCCGAGCGCGCATCGTGCTCGGCACGCGGCTCGCGGTGCTCGCGTCGCTGCCGCAGCTGGCGATCATCGTCGTCGACGAGGAGCACGATCCGGCTTACAAGCAGCAGGAGGGCTTGCGCTATTCGGCGCGCGACCTGGCGATTTATCGGGCGAAGCAGCTGGGCGTGCCGGTCGTGCTCGGCTCGGCGACGCCGTCGCTCGAAAGCTGGTGGCAGGCCGACCAGGGGCGCTACAAGCGGCTCACGCTCTCGCGGCGGGCCGTCGCCGACGCCGTATTACCGACCGTGCGGCTCATCGATCTCGAGGACGAGCGCCGGCGCGGGCGGGCGTCGATCGAAGGCTTGTCGGGTCCGCTGATCGCCGCGATGAAGGCGCGGCTCGAACGCGGCGAGCAGAGCCTCGTGTTCCTGAACCGTCGCGGCTACGCGCCGCAACTCGCCTGCGACGCCTGCGGCTGGGTGGCGGGCTGTCCGCGCTGCAGCGCCTACGTAGTGCTGCACAAGCCCGAGCGCGCACTGCGCTGCCATCACTGCGGCTGGGAGTCTCGTATCCCTCGTTCGTGCCCGGAGTGCGGCAACGTCGATATCGCGCCGCTCGGGCGCGGCACGCAGCGGGTCGAGGAAACGCTTGGCAGCGCCGTGCCGGGCGCCCGGGTGCTGCGTATCGACGCCGACAGCACGCGCCGAAAGGGCAGCGCGCAGGCACTGTTCTCGGACGTGCACGCGGGCGAGGTCGATATTCTGGTCGGCACGCAGATGATCGCGAAGGGACACGATTTCCAGCGCGTGTCGCTGGTTGGCGTGCTCAACGCCGATACTGCACTGTTTTCACATGATTTCCGCGCGAGCGAGCGCCTGTTCGCGCAGCTGATGCAGGTGAGCGGCCGCGCGGGGCGCGCCGGTTTGCCGGGCGAAGTGCTGGTGCAAACGCGCTACCCGCGTCACGCGCTTTATCACGCGCTGGGCCGCCACGACTACGTCGGCTTCGCCAACGCGACGCTCGCCGAGCGACGCGACGCGCACCTGCCGCCGTTCGTCTATCAGGCGCTGCTGCGCGCCGAAGGCCGCACACTCGAAGCGGCGCTCGCGTTTCTGCAGCAGGCCGCGGCCGAACTTGCGCAGATTCCAGCCGCCGAGCGCGTGACGGTCTACGATGCGGTGCCGCTCACGATCGTCAAGGTGATGCACGTGCACCGCGCGCAGTTGCTGATCGAAAGCGCGTCGCGCGCCGCGCTGCAGGCCACGCTGCGCGCGTGGCAGCCACTGTTGCGCTCGCTCAAGGGCGTGCTGCGCTGGAGTCTCGAGGTCGACCCGCTCGACATCTGA